One genomic region from Kineobactrum salinum encodes:
- a CDS encoding TonB-dependent receptor, with amino-acid sequence MQKIREKIIMKTRSPFAHSTLVLGIMTAMGTTVAGQAAQLEEVMVTAQKKTESLQDTPVAVTALSSDELQTFSIQSSQDLMQVVPSLQVSTQTAGDGGGSATYFLRGMGQQRSGNGSEPAVSLYIDDIYYPTIQGAMFQLVDFEQVEVLRGPQGTLFGRNSIGGAIRYSSVKPGEEFGGRLQLNAGEYNRLDVVGAVNIPVTDRFKLRLSGGRLDRDGFVDYQQRSGKAGAQETSLIKLQARYEPTDTLTLDFSADYLEDELDGFAYTVPNVNASAVFPFVYNLSAPPAQRYTGDYASDCFFCQYGDYGSQANGQEREEFSKNETQSINFIATWDVSDRVTLKSLTGYFDVASDSFTDIDGSPWQVLDRVNTQEIESFSEELQLTYDNGDNFHLTGGLYYFESERDTQILSALFAVPLGVSVRAYDKLETTSIAAFLQGSYDITQDLNIIVGYRVNRDEKDIAIESGAVAVGSDSDSWNSNVFNAKLSYHLTPDIMAYGSVSEGFRGGGYNPATIPASGGERAFTTFDPEDLLSYEAGLRMTLLDGALRLNPTVFLMEWDNVQVQRVIGADIQLQNVGDAELKGGELELQYLPTDSLLVYANAAYLDARYTDVYQEDPNAVDRDSPFQRAPQWTFAAGATYTLHLGTGATIDTTVSYNHQDEQWSTPTNSDRLLLPSYDIWNARMSYISPDQSVEVALFVTNLTDEEYAVGGVDYSVQTAGPQHYDIGRPREWGASLTYNF; translated from the coding sequence ATGCAGAAAATAAGAGAGAAGATCATCATGAAGACCCGCTCGCCTTTCGCACACTCCACGCTCGTCCTCGGCATCATGACCGCAATGGGCACGACCGTCGCCGGCCAGGCAGCGCAACTCGAAGAGGTCATGGTCACTGCCCAGAAAAAAACGGAGAGCCTGCAGGATACACCGGTAGCGGTGACCGCACTGTCCAGTGATGAGCTGCAGACCTTTTCCATCCAGTCCAGTCAGGATCTGATGCAGGTGGTGCCCAGCCTCCAGGTCAGCACCCAGACAGCAGGTGACGGCGGCGGTTCAGCCACCTACTTCCTGCGGGGCATGGGGCAGCAGCGCTCAGGCAATGGCTCCGAGCCGGCGGTGTCACTCTATATCGACGACATCTACTACCCGACGATACAGGGAGCAATGTTCCAGCTGGTCGACTTTGAACAGGTGGAGGTGCTGCGGGGGCCCCAGGGAACGCTGTTCGGTCGCAATTCCATCGGCGGAGCCATTCGCTACAGCTCGGTGAAGCCGGGGGAGGAATTCGGGGGACGCCTGCAGTTGAATGCAGGCGAATACAACCGCCTTGATGTCGTCGGTGCAGTGAACATACCGGTCACCGACCGCTTCAAGCTGCGCCTGAGCGGCGGCAGGCTGGACCGTGACGGCTTCGTCGATTACCAGCAGCGCAGCGGCAAGGCGGGGGCGCAGGAGACCTCGCTGATCAAACTCCAGGCCCGGTACGAACCGACCGATACACTCACCCTGGACTTTAGCGCGGACTATCTCGAGGACGAGCTGGACGGTTTCGCCTACACTGTGCCCAACGTAAATGCATCCGCCGTCTTCCCCTTCGTGTACAACCTGTCGGCGCCGCCGGCACAGCGCTATACCGGCGACTATGCATCCGACTGCTTCTTCTGCCAGTACGGCGACTACGGTAGCCAGGCCAATGGGCAGGAGCGCGAGGAGTTCTCGAAAAACGAAACCCAATCCATCAATTTCATCGCCACCTGGGATGTCAGCGACAGGGTCACCCTCAAATCTCTGACCGGTTATTTCGACGTGGCCAGCGACAGCTTTACCGATATCGACGGCAGTCCCTGGCAGGTGCTGGATCGCGTGAACACCCAGGAAATCGAATCCTTTTCCGAAGAGCTCCAGTTGACCTACGACAACGGCGACAATTTTCATCTGACCGGCGGGCTCTACTATTTCGAGTCGGAGCGCGACACCCAGATCCTGTCAGCCCTGTTCGCCGTGCCTCTGGGGGTATCTGTACGCGCCTACGACAAGCTGGAAACGACTTCGATCGCCGCGTTTTTGCAAGGCTCATACGATATCACTCAGGACCTGAACATCATCGTCGGCTACCGCGTCAACAGGGACGAGAAGGACATTGCCATCGAGAGTGGAGCCGTTGCCGTTGGTTCGGACAGCGACTCCTGGAACAGCAATGTGTTCAATGCCAAGCTGAGCTACCACCTGACGCCAGATATCATGGCCTACGGATCGGTCAGCGAGGGTTTTCGCGGCGGTGGTTACAATCCCGCCACCATCCCGGCCAGTGGCGGCGAACGCGCCTTCACCACCTTCGATCCCGAAGACCTGCTTTCCTACGAAGCCGGGCTGAGAATGACGCTGCTCGATGGCGCGTTGCGCCTGAACCCCACGGTGTTCTTGATGGAATGGGACAACGTGCAGGTACAGCGGGTGATCGGGGCGGACATCCAGTTGCAGAACGTTGGCGATGCCGAGCTCAAGGGTGGAGAACTGGAACTGCAATACCTGCCCACGGATTCGCTGCTGGTGTATGCGAACGCGGCCTACCTGGATGCCAGATATACAGATGTCTACCAGGAGGACCCCAATGCGGTGGACAGGGACAGCCCCTTCCAGCGGGCCCCGCAGTGGACCTTTGCCGCGGGCGCGACATACACGCTTCACCTGGGCACCGGAGCGACGATCGACACCACCGTGAGCTACAATCACCAGGACGAGCAGTGGTCGACCCCGACCAACTCCGATCGCCTGCTGCTGCCATCGTACGATATCTGGAATGCGCGGATGAGCTACATCTCACCAGACCAGAGCGTCGAAGTTGCGCTGTTCGTCACCAACCTGACGGACGAAGAGTATGCCGTCGGCGGCGTCGACTACAGCGTGCAGACAGCCGGCCCGCAGCACTACGATATCGGCCGGCCGCGGGAGTGGGGCGCATCCCTCACCTATAATTTCTGA
- a CDS encoding VOC family protein, with the protein MTVSSTYAYTLEVPDLAAGEKFYGDAGFQTRREDGRLYCRCPGQDRDCVVLIGGAPRKRLHHLTLRADPAGLDTAAAKAETLGGRQTSAPQGFDDDGLWLTDPHGMLVHLADVPPDPPLIPAKSPFAINQPGRTVRTGRSAMLAREQTELARPMRLGHVLVFSPDVDRSVQFYTQALGLGLSDRARDVIAFCCARRNSDHHILAFAKSNGVGFHHGSFQVTDPDDVGRAGAALLEKSGRGDWGFGRHTIGSNYFHYIQDPWGSWFEYYTDMDYIDDYALWTPTNYGMEDSLANWGPPVPEDFVHNYEVDEQPFNAGGATQ; encoded by the coding sequence ATGACGGTTAGCAGTACCTACGCCTACACCCTGGAAGTTCCCGACCTGGCTGCCGGGGAGAAATTCTATGGCGACGCCGGTTTCCAGACCCGCCGCGAGGACGGCCGGCTTTATTGCCGCTGTCCCGGGCAGGATCGGGACTGCGTCGTATTGATCGGAGGCGCCCCGCGCAAGCGCCTGCACCACCTGACCTTGCGCGCCGATCCCGCGGGTCTGGATACTGCCGCCGCCAAAGCGGAAACCCTCGGGGGGCGGCAAACGTCTGCTCCCCAAGGCTTCGACGATGACGGCCTGTGGCTGACCGACCCCCACGGGATGCTGGTGCATCTCGCCGATGTGCCGCCGGACCCGCCGCTCATCCCCGCGAAGTCCCCCTTTGCCATCAACCAGCCAGGGAGGACCGTGCGCACCGGTCGCTCCGCCATGCTGGCGCGGGAGCAGACCGAGCTCGCCCGGCCCATGCGGCTGGGCCACGTGCTGGTATTCTCTCCCGATGTGGACAGGAGCGTACAGTTCTACACCCAGGCGCTGGGTTTGGGCTTGAGCGACCGCGCCCGGGATGTGATCGCCTTCTGTTGTGCGCGCCGCAACTCCGACCACCATATTCTGGCCTTCGCCAAGTCCAACGGCGTGGGCTTCCACCACGGCAGCTTCCAGGTGACGGACCCGGACGACGTGGGTCGGGCGGGCGCCGCGCTACTGGAAAAATCCGGCCGCGGCGATTGGGGATTTGGCCGCCACACCATCGGCTCCAACTATTTCCACTATATCCAGGATCCCTGGGGCAGTTGGTTCGAGTACTACACCGACATGGACTACATCGACGACTACGCCCTGTGGACACCTACCAATTACGGGATGGAGGACAGTCTGGCCAACTGGGGGCCACCGGTACCCGAGGATTTCGTGCACAACTACGAAGTGGATGAACAGCCCTTCAACGCCGGAGGTGCCACGCAGTGA
- a CDS encoding ArsR/SmtB family transcription factor: protein MHAFDVLGDPVRRRILELLAEGEHRSGDIVVVIHNEFGISQAAVSQHLKVLRENGFASVRADGQRRIYAVDTEPMQEIDAWLDRFRRFWEPKLSALETEIARGRKKRRN from the coding sequence ATGCACGCCTTCGATGTTCTCGGCGATCCGGTTCGCCGTCGCATACTGGAACTGCTCGCCGAGGGCGAGCATCGTTCCGGCGATATCGTTGTCGTGATCCACAATGAGTTTGGCATAAGCCAGGCCGCGGTTTCCCAGCATCTCAAGGTGCTGCGAGAAAATGGATTCGCCAGCGTACGGGCCGATGGACAACGCCGGATCTATGCGGTCGACACTGAACCCATGCAAGAAATCGATGCCTGGCTGGATCGCTTCCGCCGCTTTTGGGAGCCAAAGCTGAGCGCTCTTGAAACGGAAATCGCCAGAGGCAGGAAAAAACGGCGCAACTGA
- a CDS encoding LysR family transcriptional regulator has translation MKMNQIRDLLAAAERGSLRAAARHLGIAQPVITRSIRELERELGITLFERRPRGIVATPMGERFINRVRAAQSELDRAVDEIGQLRGEMQGTLAACLSTAVHISLLPRVIQPFHQRYEGVHLDLSEGLFPDAEPRLKDHLIDVYVGPVPEKLPSSEFVTEKLFDNRRIIVARSGHPLANARSLADLMGAQWITTSTTVKAEEEFGPLFARHGLPMPRVTVQAHSALTMATVVAHSDYLAMLPVQWEDFHWTRASLQKIDVGEELAAPKICIVRGANLPLTPAAEYFCDMLRRASVPYS, from the coding sequence ATGAAGATGAACCAGATCCGCGACCTGCTCGCGGCGGCCGAACGGGGCAGCCTGCGGGCGGCAGCCCGCCACCTGGGCATCGCCCAGCCCGTCATCACCCGCAGCATCCGCGAACTCGAGCGCGAGCTGGGCATTACCCTGTTCGAGCGGCGCCCCCGCGGCATCGTGGCCACGCCCATGGGCGAGCGCTTTATCAACCGGGTCCGGGCCGCCCAGAGCGAGCTCGATCGTGCCGTGGACGAAATCGGCCAGTTGCGGGGCGAGATGCAGGGCACGCTGGCCGCCTGCCTGTCTACCGCCGTCCACATCAGCCTGCTTCCCAGGGTGATCCAGCCCTTTCATCAGCGCTATGAGGGGGTGCATCTCGATCTCAGCGAAGGGCTGTTCCCCGATGCCGAGCCCCGGCTCAAGGATCACCTGATCGATGTGTATGTGGGCCCCGTGCCGGAAAAACTCCCCTCGAGCGAGTTCGTGACCGAGAAATTGTTCGACAATCGGCGGATCATTGTAGCGCGCAGCGGCCACCCGCTGGCAAATGCCCGCTCGCTCGCCGATCTGATGGGGGCGCAGTGGATTACCACGTCAACCACCGTCAAGGCGGAGGAGGAATTCGGTCCACTGTTTGCGCGCCATGGGCTGCCGATGCCCCGGGTCACTGTGCAGGCACACTCCGCGCTCACCATGGCGACGGTGGTGGCTCATTCGGATTACCTGGCGATGCTACCCGTCCAGTGGGAGGACTTTCACTGGACCCGGGCCTCCCTGCAGAAGATCGATGTCGGTGAGGAGCTGGCGGCACCGAAGATCTGTATCGTCCGCGGCGCCAACCTGCCCCTGACCCCCGCGGCGGAGTATTTTTGCGACATGCTGCGACGCGCCAGTGTCCCGTACAGCTGA
- a CDS encoding MFS transporter: protein MPYTTGSKVISGGEAPGHLTYHSPISPSLPGGDPRDALLKAPLSTYQRVAIAVTVMLCALDGFDVLAVTYAAPGFLTEWGLNSGQLGIALSMGLVGMALGSFLLAPLADRIGRRRMIFVCLAIMAGGMAASALAGSLGALAFWRIITGVGIGAMICVINPLAAEYANERRRDLAIALMAVGYPIGGTVGGILSAHLLELYDWRAIFWLGAGLALAMVPLVIRWIPEPVGYLIENPGPDALEKVNRFLRRCHLPETDRLPAPSPRQRKAPLAEIFSPAMRRQTLHLTTIYALYLMTVYFFLSWTPQLVADLGFSAAVSATVAVTRDTAGIVGGVALGWAAHYLGLKRLALAVLAGMGLTLILFGRLPADLDALRITAALAGLCLYGGMISLYAVIARTFPTHVRASGTGFVIGVGRVTSAMAPLLGGFLFDIGLDRGGVTTLLACGALVAAGLMLAYRVRPIGAE, encoded by the coding sequence ATGCCGTACACGACAGGATCGAAGGTGATTTCCGGGGGAGAAGCCCCGGGCCACCTGACCTACCATAGCCCGATCTCCCCTTCTCTGCCGGGGGGCGACCCGCGCGATGCGTTGCTCAAGGCGCCCCTGAGCACCTACCAGCGCGTGGCGATCGCAGTGACGGTGATGCTCTGCGCGCTTGACGGCTTCGACGTACTCGCCGTGACCTATGCCGCCCCGGGTTTTCTGACGGAATGGGGGCTCAACAGCGGCCAGCTGGGCATCGCCCTGTCGATGGGGTTGGTGGGCATGGCGCTGGGCTCATTTCTGCTGGCGCCACTGGCGGACAGAATAGGCCGGCGGCGCATGATATTCGTGTGTCTTGCGATCATGGCCGGCGGCATGGCCGCCAGTGCGCTGGCGGGGTCACTGGGGGCGCTTGCCTTCTGGCGGATCATTACCGGAGTGGGGATCGGCGCGATGATCTGCGTGATCAATCCGCTGGCGGCGGAATACGCCAATGAGCGCCGCCGCGACCTGGCGATTGCGCTGATGGCAGTGGGGTATCCGATCGGCGGTACCGTGGGCGGGATTCTCTCGGCCCACCTGCTGGAGCTTTACGACTGGCGGGCGATTTTCTGGCTCGGCGCCGGACTGGCGCTGGCCATGGTACCCCTGGTCATCCGCTGGATCCCTGAACCGGTAGGCTATCTGATCGAAAATCCCGGCCCCGATGCGCTGGAGAAGGTAAACCGCTTCTTGCGACGCTGCCATCTGCCGGAAACGGACCGGCTGCCGGCGCCCTCACCACGGCAGCGCAAGGCGCCGCTTGCGGAGATATTCAGTCCCGCGATGCGGCGCCAGACCCTGCACCTGACGACCATTTACGCGCTCTACCTGATGACAGTGTACTTCTTCCTCAGCTGGACCCCACAACTGGTAGCGGACCTCGGGTTTTCCGCGGCGGTATCAGCCACCGTCGCCGTGACCCGCGACACTGCGGGGATTGTCGGGGGCGTCGCCCTGGGCTGGGCAGCCCACTACCTGGGCCTGAAGCGGCTGGCGCTGGCGGTGCTGGCCGGCATGGGCCTCACCCTGATTCTGTTTGGTCGCTTGCCCGCGGATCTCGACGCCCTGCGCATCACAGCCGCGCTCGCAGGTTTGTGCCTCTATGGCGGCATGATCAGCCTGTACGCCGTCATCGCCCGGACGTTTCCAACCCATGTACGCGCCTCGGGTACTGGCTTCGTAATCGGTGTCGGGCGTGTCACCAGCGCCATGGCTCCGCTACTCGGGGGCTTCCTGTTTGATATCGGTCTCGACCGGGGCGGAGTCACCACGTTGCTGGCCTGCGGCGCACTGGTGGCCGCGGGCCTGATGCTGGCCTACCGTGTGAGGCCGATCGGGGCTGAGTAA
- a CDS encoding FAD-dependent oxidoreductase codes for MNKVPVVIVGAGPVGLSCAIELGTRGIECLLVERHDRVGVAPRAKTTNVRSRTHFRRWGIADKLAAASPFGVDYPSNIHFVTRLSGYRLAMMENAFNCNPQRDERYPEHAQWIPQYKVEQILREYADSLPGVTLHFSTELLDAHQTDNVVTATLRDLSSDTEYTVQCQNLIGADGARSRVREIIGATMKGTYGLSRNYNIVFRAPGLAEAHSHGPGVMYWHINPEAPALIGPMDEGDKWFFMPTKLEHGRTLSDAEATELIRRSTGFDLPFEPLSNDEWVASRFIADKYHEGRVFLAGDACHLHPPFGGYGMNMGICDAVDLGWKIAANLQGWGGPALLQHYGTERRPVHEYILDEAVSNHEVLANQLWQQGLEDATLEGEALRRQLGERIRSAKGKEFYSLGAVLGYRYEDSPLIVGDGSEAPAQGATNYVATSRPGHLAPHTWLDTTTSLYDQCGLGFALITKASTDPRAISDAVEEADARGIPLAVVTLDTPEQEALYPSGLTLVRPDQHVAWRGENWDENTFNVVCGH; via the coding sequence GTGAACAAAGTGCCTGTGGTTATTGTCGGCGCCGGCCCCGTGGGATTGAGCTGCGCCATTGAGCTGGGTACACGCGGCATCGAGTGCCTGTTGGTCGAGCGCCACGACCGCGTCGGCGTGGCGCCGCGGGCCAAGACTACCAATGTACGCAGCCGCACCCACTTCCGCCGCTGGGGTATTGCGGACAAATTGGCGGCTGCTTCTCCCTTCGGTGTGGACTACCCGTCAAACATCCATTTCGTCACCCGGCTGTCCGGGTATCGCCTCGCGATGATGGAAAACGCATTCAACTGCAATCCGCAGCGTGACGAGCGCTACCCCGAGCACGCACAGTGGATACCGCAATACAAGGTCGAGCAGATTCTGCGCGAGTACGCCGATAGCCTTCCCGGGGTGACCCTCCACTTCAGTACAGAACTGCTCGATGCCCACCAGACCGACAACGTGGTCACAGCGACGCTTCGCGACCTGAGCAGCGACACAGAATACACGGTGCAATGCCAGAATCTCATCGGCGCCGATGGGGCCCGCAGTCGAGTGCGCGAGATCATCGGCGCTACCATGAAGGGTACCTACGGGTTGTCGCGCAATTACAACATCGTGTTTCGAGCGCCGGGTCTGGCCGAGGCACACAGTCACGGCCCGGGCGTCATGTATTGGCACATCAATCCGGAGGCTCCGGCACTGATCGGCCCGATGGACGAGGGCGACAAATGGTTTTTCATGCCCACCAAACTCGAACATGGGAGAACGCTGTCCGATGCCGAAGCCACTGAATTGATCAGGCGTTCCACCGGCTTTGATCTTCCCTTCGAGCCATTGAGCAACGACGAATGGGTGGCCAGCCGCTTTATTGCCGACAAGTACCATGAGGGGCGCGTTTTCCTCGCCGGTGATGCCTGCCACCTGCACCCGCCGTTCGGTGGCTACGGCATGAACATGGGCATCTGTGACGCGGTGGACCTGGGCTGGAAGATCGCTGCCAATCTGCAAGGCTGGGGCGGCCCGGCCCTGTTGCAACACTACGGTACAGAGCGCAGGCCGGTGCACGAGTACATCCTCGACGAAGCTGTATCCAATCACGAGGTTCTCGCCAATCAGCTCTGGCAGCAAGGATTGGAAGATGCCACCCTTGAAGGAGAAGCGCTGCGTCGACAGCTGGGCGAACGCATCCGCAGCGCCAAGGGCAAGGAGTTCTACTCCCTCGGGGCTGTGCTGGGCTACCGCTACGAAGATTCTCCCCTGATCGTCGGCGATGGCAGCGAGGCGCCGGCGCAGGGGGCCACCAACTACGTGGCCACATCCCGTCCGGGACACTTGGCGCCACACACCTGGCTGGATACGACGACGTCTCTGTACGACCAGTGCGGACTGGGTTTTGCACTGATAACAAAAGCTTCCACAGATCCAAGAGCAATCAGCGACGCTGTGGAGGAAGCTGACGCGCGCGGCATTCCACTTGCTGTTGTGACGTTGGACACTCCTGAGCAGGAAGCACTCTATCCCAGCGGACTCACTCTGGTCAGACCGGACCAGCATGTGGCATGGCGTGGAGAAAACTGGGATGAAAATACCTTCAATGTGGTATGCGGCCACTAG
- a CDS encoding SRPBCC family protein: MRDDFTAYLGAVSRTVTELEREGKPARNVTLERIYDTSPDDLWEAVTNPERLTRWFLPVSGDLKPGGHFQLKGNAGGTIRECDPPGFLSITWEFGGGMSWVEVRIAAESESRARLTLSHICPVDDHWKKYGPGAVGVGWDLALLALVFHFVDGAEQLDEATFSASSEGKAYITGASGDWRQAAVASGDDAAHAEAAAERTTAFYTGTLSPDS, encoded by the coding sequence ATGCGTGATGATTTCACTGCTTATCTGGGCGCTGTTAGCCGCACGGTTACCGAGCTGGAACGAGAAGGAAAACCCGCCCGCAATGTGACATTGGAGCGGATTTACGACACAAGCCCCGACGATCTTTGGGAGGCCGTCACCAATCCGGAGCGATTGACACGCTGGTTTCTTCCTGTCAGTGGCGACTTGAAACCCGGCGGGCACTTTCAGCTGAAGGGAAACGCGGGTGGCACGATCAGGGAGTGTGATCCGCCAGGGTTTTTGTCGATCACGTGGGAGTTTGGTGGCGGCATGAGTTGGGTCGAGGTACGTATCGCCGCCGAAAGCGAATCCAGGGCACGCTTGACGCTGTCCCACATTTGCCCTGTTGACGATCACTGGAAAAAATACGGACCGGGCGCAGTTGGGGTCGGCTGGGATCTGGCCCTGCTGGCGTTGGTATTTCACTTTGTAGACGGCGCCGAGCAGCTCGATGAAGCGACATTTTCCGCTTCATCCGAAGGCAAGGCCTACATCACAGGCGCCAGCGGGGACTGGCGGCAAGCCGCGGTCGCCTCGGGCGACGACGCAGCGCACGCGGAGGCGGCAGCGGAGCGCACCACCGCTTTCTACACTGGCACATTGTCTCCGGACAGTTGA
- a CDS encoding fumarylacetoacetate hydrolase family protein: MKLVRFDAGTGPEYGVVKGDGIVSLTKAQCPYGDLQAIFEAGDEALAALADCVASTHPHHRLDEVRLLAPVPRPGKYLAIGMNYRKHVDESERLGIERPKQQVWFNKQTTCIAGPYDEIDPGVTEKLDYEVELGVVIGKPAKGVSADAAASHIFGYLVANDVSARDWQFHSPTFTIGKSFDTHGPIGPWIVTRDEIDNPHALDLRCYVNGELRQSSNTSQMIHNIFEQIAYLSTAFTLESGDLIASGTPEGVGVAMEPPVFLQPGDVVRCEVAGVGAIENRVRESGGH, from the coding sequence ATGAAACTGGTTCGATTCGACGCGGGCACAGGACCCGAATATGGAGTGGTGAAGGGCGACGGTATTGTCAGCCTCACCAAAGCGCAATGTCCTTACGGGGACCTGCAGGCCATTTTCGAAGCTGGCGACGAGGCCCTGGCCGCCCTCGCCGACTGTGTGGCCTCCACCCACCCCCACCACCGGCTCGACGAGGTGCGTTTGCTGGCCCCAGTGCCCCGCCCCGGCAAGTATCTGGCCATCGGGATGAACTACCGCAAACACGTCGACGAGTCGGAGCGTCTGGGGATAGAGCGCCCCAAACAGCAGGTGTGGTTCAACAAGCAAACCACCTGCATTGCCGGCCCGTATGACGAGATCGACCCCGGCGTCACCGAGAAGCTGGACTACGAAGTGGAACTGGGCGTGGTGATCGGCAAGCCCGCCAAGGGCGTGTCAGCCGATGCGGCGGCATCGCATATCTTTGGCTACCTCGTGGCCAACGATGTCTCTGCCAGGGACTGGCAATTCCATTCCCCCACTTTCACCATCGGCAAGTCCTTTGACACCCACGGCCCCATCGGGCCATGGATTGTCACCCGTGACGAGATCGACAACCCACATGCGCTGGATCTGCGCTGTTACGTTAACGGAGAGCTGCGCCAGTCCAGCAACACCTCGCAGATGATTCACAACATCTTCGAACAGATCGCCTACCTGTCCACCGCCTTTACCCTCGAGAGCGGCGACCTGATCGCTTCGGGCACCCCCGAGGGTGTCGGAGTGGCAATGGAACCACCGGTATTCCTGCAGCCTGGGGACGTAGTGCGCTGCGAAGTCGCTGGTGTGGGCGCCATTGAGAACCGGGTGCGTGAATCCGGCGGACATTGA
- a CDS encoding EAL domain-containing protein, with translation MAFQPIIDLRDHSLFAYEALVRGTDGSGAASILGRVNEHNRYSFDQACRVKAVELAAQLGIPCHVSINFLPNAVYEAAACIRATLEAARRVGFPTERLIFEVTENERMVDKNHLKSIMQEYKRQGFKTAIDDFGAGYSGLNLLAEFQPDIIKIDMDMVRNIDQDPVRQAIVHGILGVCSTLDISVIAEGIETPQELELLHDMGINLFQGYLLARPGFEQLPQVAWPERD, from the coding sequence ATGGCATTTCAACCGATCATCGATCTGCGCGATCACAGTCTGTTCGCCTACGAGGCCCTGGTGCGGGGCACCGATGGCAGCGGTGCCGCCAGTATTTTGGGGCGGGTCAATGAGCACAATCGCTACTCCTTCGACCAGGCGTGCCGGGTCAAGGCTGTGGAGCTGGCAGCGCAGCTCGGCATACCCTGCCACGTCAGCATCAACTTCCTGCCCAATGCGGTCTACGAGGCGGCCGCCTGCATCCGTGCCACCCTGGAGGCTGCGCGCCGCGTCGGCTTCCCCACCGAGCGCCTGATTTTCGAGGTCACTGAAAACGAGCGCATGGTGGACAAGAACCATCTGAAGAGCATCATGCAGGAATACAAACGGCAGGGCTTCAAGACCGCGATAGACGATTTCGGGGCTGGTTATTCAGGGCTCAATCTGCTGGCCGAGTTCCAGCCGGACATCATCAAGATCGACATGGACATGGTCCGCAACATTGATCAGGATCCGGTTCGGCAGGCTATTGTGCACGGCATATTGGGTGTTTGCAGTACGCTGGATATCAGCGTGATTGCCGAAGGTATAGAAACTCCGCAGGAACTGGAGCTGCTGCACGACATGGGAATCAATCTGTTCCAGGGCTACCTGCTGGCGCGTCCGGGCTTCGAACAACTGCCCCAGGTCGCCTGGCCGGAGCGGGATTGA
- the kynU gene encoding kynureninase: MADIEVLDRNDPLAPLRALFELPQGKVYLDGNSLGPLPTAARSRVEAVVQQQWGRDLIASWNSHDWIGLPVATGEKIAPLLGAAPGQVVCCDSISVNLFKLLATALQLRPGRPVILSQQDNFPTDLYMTQGMAALLGEKRCVARAVPADALMDAMDDQVAVLMLTQVNFRDGSLHDIEAITRAAHERGILVLWDLAHSAGVLPLELDSWQVDMAVGCGYKFLNGGPGAPAFIYLAARHQDRVSQPLCGWLGHAEPFAFEPGYRPAQGVASFLSGTPGIIGMAALNAALDVFDGVDMKQLRAKSLALTELFMTGVRAEPACADCVVLTPEEDRRRGSQVSLAHPQAWGIARALIEAGVVVDFRAPDVVRFGFAPLYNSYRDVAEAVAQLARILAADEHLQPRFSARTRVT, encoded by the coding sequence ATGGCAGACATCGAAGTCCTGGACAGGAACGATCCGCTGGCGCCGTTGCGCGCGTTGTTTGAATTGCCCCAGGGCAAGGTCTACCTGGACGGCAATTCGCTGGGGCCACTGCCCACCGCAGCGCGTAGCAGAGTCGAGGCGGTAGTGCAGCAGCAGTGGGGGCGGGATCTGATCGCCAGCTGGAACAGCCACGACTGGATCGGCCTGCCGGTGGCGACCGGGGAGAAAATCGCTCCGCTGCTGGGCGCCGCCCCGGGGCAGGTGGTCTGCTGCGACAGTATCTCTGTCAACCTGTTCAAGCTGCTTGCGACGGCGCTGCAGTTGCGCCCCGGACGGCCTGTCATCCTCTCCCAGCAGGACAACTTTCCGACCGACCTGTACATGACCCAGGGCATGGCTGCGCTGCTGGGCGAAAAGCGTTGCGTGGCGCGCGCAGTACCGGCGGACGCGCTGATGGATGCCATGGACGATCAGGTGGCAGTGCTGATGTTGACCCAGGTCAACTTCCGGGACGGGAGCCTGCACGATATTGAGGCCATTACCAGGGCCGCGCACGAGCGCGGCATCCTGGTGCTGTGGGATCTCGCGCACAGTGCCGGGGTGCTGCCGCTGGAACTGGATAGCTGGCAGGTGGACATGGCGGTGGGCTGTGGCTACAAGTTTCTCAATGGTGGACCGGGCGCTCCCGCGTTTATCTATCTTGCCGCTCGCCATCAGGACCGCGTGAGCCAGCCACTGTGCGGCTGGCTGGGGCATGCCGAGCCGTTTGCGTTCGAGCCCGGGTATCGTCCGGCGCAGGGGGTGGCGAGTTTTCTCAGTGGCACCCCCGGAATTATTGGCATGGCCGCGCTCAACGCCGCGCTGGATGTGTTCGACGGGGTCGACATGAAGCAGCTGAGAGCCAAGTCCCTGGCGCTGACAGAGCTGTTCATGACGGGCGTCCGCGCGGAGCCTGCCTGTGCCGATTGCGTTGTACTCACACCGGAGGAAGACCGGCGCCGGGGCAGCCAGGTCTCACTGGCACATCCCCAGGCCTGGGGCATCGCGCGGGCGCTGATCGAAGCCGGCGTGGTGGTGGATTTTCGCGCGCCGGACGTGGTCCGGTTCGGCTTTGCGCCGCTGTACAACAGCTACCGCGACGTGGCCGAAGCGGTGGCCCAACTGGCGCGGATTCTGGCTGCCGATGAACACCTGCAGCCACGTTTTTCCGCCCGCACCCGGGTAACCTGA